In Amphiura filiformis chromosome 1, Afil_fr2py, whole genome shotgun sequence, the following are encoded in one genomic region:
- the LOC140159097 gene encoding uncharacterized protein has protein sequence MNFHASIRNDYGKDCLNNIRQLEKTGCKIARYRNHLRFSLHCKHQRITPVSLRLSSTVKGTKADNILRRAERSLLNVRIGQIVRKLDDLESEKDRIGNVLNTANVLPSDIVTEVTSRCELSQLKEHELSKRRQQQKFTRLVERKSEINTQKKGNNIASECISKWVKNCSDRLLNDSELSVLVKGLNFAVTPAKLPVVDIVTSTESACRKLPPGEAGELRAKVVNLVTRPNCNKIDSNLSKEEREALQQLQKDQSIQILPADKGRLVVILNSEEYNRKCEKLLSDTNTYKNLGKKDPTSKYKKQLTSVLLEIEKEGGINRVEYRQLYPTTETPPKFYGLPKIHKKDTPLRPIVSSVGSITYSSAKLVADILAPLVGKTEHHVANSQISAERIKNETVEEDEELRSYDVTALFTFVPVDKALRIIQARLEQDNTLSDRTRLSAAHVTKLLEVCLNCTYFVYNGNYYQQIHGAAMGSPVSPIVCNLYMEQLEQEAIRSAPTPFVVVPLCRRYPYKVKETIRGGVYESLELNRSGHQVHDRRRGKQVTRIPRHSYSHPRGRYAKNQNL, from the coding sequence atgaactttcatgctagtataCGAAATGATTACGGCAAGGATTGCCTAAATAACATCAGACAGTTGGAAAAAACGGGCTGTAAAATCGCCCGGTATCGGAATCATCTCCGGTTTAGTCTCCACTGTAAACACCAAAGGATAACACCAGTAAGTCTCCGTTTATCTAGCACAGTCAAAGGAACTAAAGCGGATAATATTCTGAGGAGAGCGGAAAGATCATTGTTGAATGTAAGGATCGGTCAGATAGTGAGGAAATTGGATGATTTAGAGAGTGAAAAAGATCGTATTGGAAATGTTTTGAATACCGCGAATGTGTTACCTAGCGACATTGTAACGGAAGTGACGTCACGTTGTGAGCTCTCACAATTGAAGGAACACGAGCTGTCTAAACGCCGACAACAACAGAAATTCACGCGACTCGTGGAACGGAAGAGTGAGATAAATACACAGAAAAAAGGGAATAATATCGCCTCGGAGTGTATCAGTAAATGGGTAAAGAACTGCTCGGATAGACTGTTGAACGATTCGGAACTGTCAGTTTTAGTAAAGGGGTTGAATTTTGCAGTTACACCCGCAAAATTACCTGTTGTTGACATCGTTACATCTACCGAATCGGCATGTCGCAAACTTCCACCTGGCGAGGCTGGTGAACTGAGAGCGAAAGTTGTCAACCTTGTCACTCGCCCGAACTGTAATAAGATTGACTCTAACCTTTCTAAAGAGGAGAGGGAAGCTTTGCAACAGCTTCAGAAAGATCAGTCAATCCAAATCTTACCAGCCGATAAGGGAAGATTAGTGGTCATCTTGAATAGTGAGGAATACAATCGCAAGTGTGAGAAACTTCTTAGTGACACTAATACCTACAAGAACTTAGGCAAAAAGGATCCAACCAGTAAGTACAAGAAACAATTAACATCTGTGCTTCTTGAAATCGAGAAAGAGGGTGGTATCAACAGAGTTGAGTACAGACAGTTGTACCCTACCACCGAAACTCCACCTAAATTTTACGGGTTGCCTAAAATTCATAAGAAAGACACTCCACTCAGACCCATTGTGAGTAGCGTCGGGTCAATCACATACAGTAGTGCTAAATTGGTTGCTGACATTTTAGCCCCTCTAGTTGGTAAGACAGAACACCACGTTGCCAATTCTCAGATTTCCGCAGAGCGAATTAAGAACGAAACTGTAGAGGAGGACGAAGAATTAAGATCTTATGATGTCACTGCTCTTTTTACCTTTGTACCCGTTGACAAAGCATTAAGAATTATTCAAGCTCGTCTGGAACAGGATAACACACTTAGTGATCGGACCCGCCTGTCTGCGGCACATGTGACAAAACTTCTCGAAGTGTGTTTGAATTGTACTTACTTTGTGTATAATGGAAATTACTATCAGCAAATCCATGGCGCGGCTATGGGGTCACCCGTATCCCCGATCGTCTGTAACTTATATATGGAACAATTAGAACAGGAAGCGATAAGATCAGCCCCCACCCCCTTTGTGGTGGTTCCGTTATGTCGACGATACCCATACAAAGTTAAAGAAACAATACGCGGAGGAGTTTACGAATCACTTGAACTCAATCGATCCGGACATCAAGTTCACGACAGAAGGCGAGGAAAACAGGTCACTCGCATTCCTCGACACTCATACAGTCATCCAAGAGGACGGTACGCTAAAAATCAAAATCTATAG